A single Aythya fuligula isolate bAytFul2 chromosome 21, bAytFul2.pri, whole genome shotgun sequence DNA region contains:
- the SLC25A34 gene encoding solute carrier family 25 member 34 → MAAGTGTLAPFPAALPEFPCPPQSRAPGPQGSPAGGVPPAADLVLGAAAGCMACVLTNPLEVVKTRLQLQGELRAPGTYPRPYRGVLRAAGAVCRADGLRGLQKGLAAGLLYQGLMNGVRFYCYSCALAAGWTGWPGGTVVAGAVAGAVGAFVGSPAYLVKTHLQAQTLAAVAVGHQHNHESISGAFESIYRQHGVAGLWRGVTGAVPRVAVGSAAQLATFASAKDWVCEHQWFGEGSWAAVLAGGMVSGVAVAVTMTPFDVVSTRLYNQPVDADGAGKLYRGFWDCFVQISSKEGLLGLYKGIGAVYLRLGPHTVLSLFFWDELRKMVQQQPPPGP, encoded by the exons ATGGCGGCGGGCACCGGCACCCTCGCCCCCTTCCCCGCCGCCCTGCCCGAATTCCCCTGTCCCCCCCAAAGCagagcccccggcccccaggGCTCCCCGGCCGGGGGGGTTCCTCCGGCGGCCgacctggtgctgggggccgcGGCCGGCTGCATGGCCTGCGTGCTCACCAACCCGCTGGAGGTGGTCAAGACgcggctgcagctgcagggcgAGCTGCGCGCCCCCGGCACCTACCCCCGGCCCTACCGGGGCGTgctgcgggcggcgggggccgtCTGCAGGGCCGACGGGCTGCGGGGGCTGCAGAAGGGCCTGGCCGCCGGCCTCCTCTACCAGGGGCTGATGAACGGAGTCCGCTTCTACTGCTACTCCTGCGCCCTGGCCGCCGGCTGGACGGGGTGGCCCGGTGGCACCGTGGTCGCCGGGGCGGTGGCCGGGGCCGTGGGGGCCTTCGTGGGCAGCCCCGCGTACCTG GTCAAGACCCACCTCCAAGCCCAGACGCTGGCGGCCGTGGCCGTGGGCCACCAGCACAACCACGAG AGCATCTCGGGTGCCTTCGAGAGCATCTACAGGCAGCACGGCGTGGCGGGGCTGTGGCGGGGGGTGACGGGCGCCGTGCCTCGCGTGGCCGTGGGCTCGGCCGCGCAGCTCGCCACCTTCGCCTCCGCCAAGGACTGGGTCTGCGAGCACCAG TGGTTCGGGGAGGGCAGCTGGGCCGCGGTGCTGGCGGGGGGCATGGTGAGCGGCGTGGCCGTGGCGGTGACGATGACGCCTTTCGACGTGGTCAGCACTCGTCTCTACAACCAGCCTGTGGACGCCGACGGCGCG GGCAAGCTGTACCGGGGGTTTTGGGACTGCTTTGTGCAGATCTCCAGCAaggaggggctgctgggcttGTACAAGGGCATCGGCGCTGTCTACCTCCGCCTCGGCCCCCACACCGTGCTCAGCCTCTTCTTTTGGGACGAGCTCAGGAAGatggtgcagcagcagccgcccccTGGGCCATAG
- the TMEM82 gene encoding transmembrane protein 82, translating into MFSLGSWLPAWPGLAWGWALLDALLQGLVGACAVSVLCSLLKVYLYIQCLNDPARQELKAAIGAQRRALELLQVLVLTGVLALVGSRVAALVVLEFSLRAVSALLSLSKGTHSSQLLLLCQYSLGCGVSCGLSFLLEGAPHGTSNLALAAGLAGLLAVHARRLALHTCSLYELHSRQRYCSVCMLLLTAGHRIPRLLRKALVITFTVADLAAVSLINRDFLSTAEAVRFWTPLTICYTLLVIYMQEEQRPSAGGQAVYQTVLVRMGGLFILLLTVGRWTDILHVLLSLLGELWCLLRAGVLLEACRRQDCTQQGSS; encoded by the exons ATGTTCTCCCTGGGGTCCTGGCTGCCGGCGTGGCCCGGGCTGGCgtggggctgggctctgctggatGCGCTGCTGCAAG GGCTGGTTGGTGCCTGTGCTGTCTCggtgctctgcagcctcctgaaGGTTTATCTCTACATCCAGTGTCTGAA TGACCCGGCAAGGcaggagctgaaggcagcaATCGGGGCACAGCGGCGGgcgctggagctgctgcaggtgctggtgcTGACGGGTGTCTTGGCGCTGGTGGGCTCCCGTGTGGCCGCGCTGGTGGTGCTCGAGTTCTCCCTGCGTGCCGTGTCCGCCCTCCTTTCCCTCAGTAAG GGCAcccacagcagccagctcctcctgctgtgcCAGTACTCGCTGGGCTGCGGCGTGTCCTGCGGCCTCAGCTTCCTGCTGGAAGGGGCTCCCCACGGGACGAGCAACCTGGCGCTGGCGGCAGGCTTGGCGGGGCTGCTGGCCGTGCACGCCCGGCGCTTGGCGCTCCACACCTGCAGCCTCTACGAGCTGCACAGCCGGCAGCGCTACTGCAGCGTCTGCATGCTGCTCCTCACCGCCGGCCACCGCATCCCCCGGCTGCTGCGCAAAGCCCTGGTCATCACCTTCACCGTGGCCGACCTGGCCGCCGTCTCCCTCATCAACCGCGATTTCCTCTCCACGGCGGAGGCCGTCCGCTTCTGGACGCCGCTCACCATCTGCTACACGCTGCTGGTCATCTACATGCAAG AGGAGCAGCGGCCGAGCGCAGGCGGGCAGGCGGTCTACCAGACGGTGCTGGTGCGCATGGGCGgcctcttcatcctcctcctcaccgTGGGCCGCTGGACAGACATCCTGCACGTCCTCCTCTCGCTGCTGGGCGAGCTCTGGTGCCTGCTCCGTGCCGGCGTCCTGCTGGAGGCGTGCCGGCGGCAG GATTGCACCCAGCAGGGATCGTCCTGA
- the FBLIM1 gene encoding filamin-binding LIM protein 1 isoform X1, which produces MRPGNSLHGSGPPAVSTMLPRKAEKRMASSVFITLVPPRREAATKDRPQTALSPPVPEGTHRPRASPPQPPALPNGESCPRSPPAPVPSSSPVLILSEVPQPLSAEALAPALQQLDLAAPATLQAPSAFPAELRPPKFRQEQADKPPWQDANGHLERDGSRDICAFCHKAVGPREPTVEAMGKQYHADCFTCRTCQQRLAGQRYYQRDGRPTCDACYQATLEKCAKCQGLIAERIVRAMGKGFHPSCFACTACGRAIGAESFAVDERDEVYCVADFYRKYAPVCGACQLPIIPSEDQDTYKIECLGRSFHESCYRCESCGTPLSPEPTEDGCYPLGQHLLCKSCHVRRRNESSC; this is translated from the exons ATGAGACCGGGCAACTCATTGCACGG CTCCGGCCCACCTGCCGTTTCCACGATGCTCCCCAGGAAAGCGGAGAAGAGGATGGCTTCGTCCGTGTTCATCACCCTGGTGCCCCCGCGGAGGGAGGCGGCCACCAAGGACCGGCCCCAAACGGCGCTGTCACCCCCCGTCCCCGAGGGCACCCATCGCCCCCGGGCAtccccgccgcagcccccggcTTTGCCCAACGGAG aaagctgccCTCGGTCCCCGCCAGCGCCCGTGCCTTCGTCCTCACCGGTCCTCATCCTCTCCGAAGTGCCCCAGCCCTTGTCCGCGGAGGCGCTGGCTCCggcgctgcagcagctggaCCTCGCAGCGCCTGCCACCCTGCAG GCTCCTTCCGCCTTCCCTGCTGAGCTGAGGCCGCCCAAATTTCGCCAGGAGCAAGCAGACAAACCGCCGTGGCAGGATGCCAACGGGCACCTGGAGAGGGACGGCTCCAGAG ACATCTGCGCCTTCTGCCACAAAGCCGTGGGCCCGCGGGAGCCGACGGTGGAGGCGATGGGCAAGCAGTACCACGCCGACTGCTTCACCTGCCGGACCTGCCAGCAGCGCCTGGCCGGGCAGCGCTACTACCAAAGGGACGGGCGCCCCACGTGCGACGCCTGCTACCAG GCCACGCTGGAGAAATGCGCCAAGTGCCAGGGGCTGATCGCGGAGCGCATCGTGCGGGCCATGGGCAAGGGCTTCCACCCCAGCTGCTTCGCCTGCACCGCCTGCGGCCGGGCCATCGGCGCCGAGAGCTTTGCGGTGGATGAGCGGGACGAGGTGTACTGCGTGGCTGACTTCTACAG GAAATACGCCCCGGTGTGCGGTGCCTGCCAGCTCCCCATCATCCCCAGTGAGGACCAGGACACCTACAAGATCGAGTGCCTGGGACGCAGCTTCCATGAGAGCTGCTACCGCTGCGAG AGCTGTGGGACACCCCTGTCGCCGGAGCCGACGGAGGATGGGTGCTACCCCCTGGGCCAGCACCTCCTCTGCAAGTCCTGCCACGTCCGCCGGCGGAACGAGTCGTCCTGCTGA
- the FBLIM1 gene encoding filamin-binding LIM protein 1 isoform X2 has translation MLPRKAEKRMASSVFITLVPPRREAATKDRPQTALSPPVPEGTHRPRASPPQPPALPNGESCPRSPPAPVPSSSPVLILSEVPQPLSAEALAPALQQLDLAAPATLQAPSAFPAELRPPKFRQEQADKPPWQDANGHLERDGSRDICAFCHKAVGPREPTVEAMGKQYHADCFTCRTCQQRLAGQRYYQRDGRPTCDACYQATLEKCAKCQGLIAERIVRAMGKGFHPSCFACTACGRAIGAESFAVDERDEVYCVADFYRKYAPVCGACQLPIIPSEDQDTYKIECLGRSFHESCYRCESCGTPLSPEPTEDGCYPLGQHLLCKSCHVRRRNESSC, from the exons ATGCTCCCCAGGAAAGCGGAGAAGAGGATGGCTTCGTCCGTGTTCATCACCCTGGTGCCCCCGCGGAGGGAGGCGGCCACCAAGGACCGGCCCCAAACGGCGCTGTCACCCCCCGTCCCCGAGGGCACCCATCGCCCCCGGGCAtccccgccgcagcccccggcTTTGCCCAACGGAG aaagctgccCTCGGTCCCCGCCAGCGCCCGTGCCTTCGTCCTCACCGGTCCTCATCCTCTCCGAAGTGCCCCAGCCCTTGTCCGCGGAGGCGCTGGCTCCggcgctgcagcagctggaCCTCGCAGCGCCTGCCACCCTGCAG GCTCCTTCCGCCTTCCCTGCTGAGCTGAGGCCGCCCAAATTTCGCCAGGAGCAAGCAGACAAACCGCCGTGGCAGGATGCCAACGGGCACCTGGAGAGGGACGGCTCCAGAG ACATCTGCGCCTTCTGCCACAAAGCCGTGGGCCCGCGGGAGCCGACGGTGGAGGCGATGGGCAAGCAGTACCACGCCGACTGCTTCACCTGCCGGACCTGCCAGCAGCGCCTGGCCGGGCAGCGCTACTACCAAAGGGACGGGCGCCCCACGTGCGACGCCTGCTACCAG GCCACGCTGGAGAAATGCGCCAAGTGCCAGGGGCTGATCGCGGAGCGCATCGTGCGGGCCATGGGCAAGGGCTTCCACCCCAGCTGCTTCGCCTGCACCGCCTGCGGCCGGGCCATCGGCGCCGAGAGCTTTGCGGTGGATGAGCGGGACGAGGTGTACTGCGTGGCTGACTTCTACAG GAAATACGCCCCGGTGTGCGGTGCCTGCCAGCTCCCCATCATCCCCAGTGAGGACCAGGACACCTACAAGATCGAGTGCCTGGGACGCAGCTTCCATGAGAGCTGCTACCGCTGCGAG AGCTGTGGGACACCCCTGTCGCCGGAGCCGACGGAGGATGGGTGCTACCCCCTGGGCCAGCACCTCCTCTGCAAGTCCTGCCACGTCCGCCGGCGGAACGAGTCGTCCTGCTGA